In the Methanoculleus taiwanensis genome, CGTAGCCGGAGTCGCGGTAGGAGCGGTTCCGATAGCAGTAGCGGTCTCGCTCGCGAGCGGTAAGCCCTTTGCCATCATACGCAAGACCGAGAAGGAGCACGGCAAATCAGGCGCCATAATAGGGGACGTGAAGGATAAAAAGGTGCTCCTTGTCGAAGATGTAACGACATCGGGCAGAAGCGCTCTCTACGGTGTGGAGGCGCTCCGCTCCGCCGGTGCAGAGGTCGGAGCCGTGGTGACCGTCGTCGATCGCGAGGCCGGCGCTGCCGAAATGTTCCGGCGCCAGGGAGTCCGATTCGATGCTCTCGTGCGTGTCAGTGAGGTTCTGAACGAATAACCATTAAACAACATGCGGTTCATATAGATGGATATGAAAATACTTGTTGTAGGTGGTGGTGGCAGGGAACATGCGATCACCAGAGCGCTTTCCTGCAACAGCGACGTAAGAATTTTTTCTGTGATGGCCAGGAGGAATCCCGGGATAGCCCGGCTCTCCGAAAACGTGCTGATCGGAAGAGAGACCGACGTTTCGAAGATAACGCAGTTTGCCACCGAATCCGGTGTGGAGAGCGCAGTCATCGGTCCTGAAGCCCCCCTCGAAGCAGGCATCGTCGATATGCTCGAAGAAGCGGGCATCCCCTGTATGGGTCCAAACCGCACCGCGGCACGCCTCGAGACGGACAAATCCTTCTGCCGGGAAATGATGGAACGGCATGGTATCGCCGGATGTCCGCAATACCGCGTCTTCCACGATGTAGAAGCGGCACGCGAATTCATCGAAGGCTACGACGGCGACCTCGCCATCAAACCGATCGGGCTCACCGGAGGAAAAGGAGTCCGCATCATGGGCGAGCATGTCGATACCAGAGGTGCCGTCGAGTATGCAGAGAGCCTCGGCGGCGATCTCATCGTCGAGGAGCGGCTGATCGGCGAGGAATTCACCCTGCAGGCGTTCGTCGACGGCACCCACCTCGTACCGATGCCGCTCGTTCAGGATCACAAACGCGCGTACGAAGGCGACATGGGCCCGAACACCGGCGGGATGGGATCGTATTCGCTCCCCGACCATCGGCTCCCCTTCGTCAGCGCTAACGACTACGAAAAGGCTCTTTCCATCATGCAGGACGTCGTCGCGGCAATGAAAGGTCGCGGCACGCCGTATCGGGGCATTCTGTACGGCCAGTTCATGAACACCCGGGAGGGGCCGAAGGTCATCGAGTTTAATGCACGGTTCGGAGACCCCGAGGCGATGAACGTCCTTTCACTCCTCGAATCCGACTTCTCCGAGGTCGTCTGCCACCTCGTCGAAGGAAATCTCTCCGCTTCGAGCGTCAGGTTCGCGAGGAAGGCAACGGTCTGCAAGTACCTCGTTCCGGAAGGATACCCCGACAACCCGATCTCCGGCCGCCCTCTTACCATAGGCGACGCCGGGAAGGCGCTGACGTACTACGCGAACGTAGAGGAGCAGAACGGCACACTTCATACCCTGACCTCCCGTACGCTCGCCTTTGTCGGCATCGGCGATACACTCGAAGAGGCGGAAGCAGTTGCGGAAGGCGCAGCCGCCTCGGTCAGCGGCCCGGTCTTCCACCGGCGGGATATCGGAACCCGCGAGCTCCTCGACCGGCGGTGCAGGCATATGCAGGAGATTCTATGAAGAAAGATTTCGTCTCGATCATCGACCTCGACCGGGAAGAACTCGAGTCCCTTATCACCGAGGCGCGGCGGCTGAAGACGCTGAAACAGGAGGGCACGCTGCACGAGCTCCTGCCGGGGCGAAACCTCGCCATGATCTTCGAGAAGGCCTCGACCCGGACACGGGTCTCCTTCGAGGTCGGGATGACCGATCTCGGCGGGCACGCTCTCTTCTTAAACCCGCACGACATGCAGCTCGGCCGGGGCGAGGAGATCCGCGACACCGCCCGGGTACTTTCACGCTACGTCGACGCGGTCATGATCCGGGCGTACCATCACGAAACCATCGAGGAGTTTGCCCGCTACTCGACGGTTCCGGTCATCAACGGACTCTCCGACAGGCTGCACCCCTGCCAGGTGCTCTCCGACATCCTGACGATGAGAGAACACTTCACCTCGCTCGAGGGACTCCGCCTTGCCTGGATCGGTGACGGGAACAATGTCTGCAATTCACTGATACTCGCTTCCGCGCTCACCGGAATGGAGATTGCCGTGGCAAGTCCACCCGGGTACCAGCCGAAGGACGATATCGTCGAAATGGCACGCAAAGCAGGAGGGCACGTCAGTATCGGCAGTGACCCGATGGTTGCAGCGCAGGATGCGGATATCCTCTATACGGACATCTGGGTCTCGATGGGCGATGAACCCGAACGCGCCGCACGCCTGCGGGCATTCTCCGGATACACCATCGATACCGCACTCGTCAGGCATGCTTCCCCGGACGCCATCGTCATGCATTGCCTGCCCGCACACCGGGGCGAGGAGATCACAGGCGAAGTGCTCGAAAGTCCGCAGAGCATCGTATGGGATCAGGCAGAGAACCGCCTCCACGCCCAGAAGGCGCTGCTCGCAAGGCTGATCGGCGGCTCCCGGCAGGAACAATAAAAAAAAGAATATTCTTTACTCTTCTTTTATGAACTCGGCGAGCTCGGTGAAGAGGTACTGCTGCACCTCCTCGACGACCTCACGTCGTCCGCGGAAAGCCAGCAGTTCCCGCGCATCGCCGTCCATATTGGCAAAGTACATCTTTCTCGGGCGCTTCACGACTTCGACATCGAATTTTTCCGGAATCTTGAAAATTATCGACCGGGGCACGCCCGGCGGAACGAGTAAATCAAAGAGTTCTTCGTCTGTCACCTGTATCACCGTTACTTTCCAATCTTGATCCGCCTGGCCATAATGCACGGCCCGCCACAGACCCCGCCGAGCGGATCTTTCGGCTTTCCGATCGAGTTCATGCACCGCCCCATCAGGGCTGCACCACGGGCAAGACCGTCATCGACGAAGACGAGGTGATCGTTCGGTACATCGTAGATCCCCCTCTCGGCAATGCCGTCGAGGATATACTCAGGCTTCCTCCCGGAGATTGCGGCTCTCCCGGTGAACCCGATCGCGGAGTTTGCAGGAACCATCCCCTGTGCGATGGCAACATCGACGAGACGGAGTGCCATCTCCGCACAGACGTGGTCAACGACCTGCGTGAGCAGGCCGATACCATGGTTATCATAGATCTCTTTCCCGATCTCTTTAAGGATGTCCATTTCACTGCCGTTGACGCCGCAGTCACACCCGATCAGTGCAACGCCCGACTCGGCGGCCGCGGCGGCGCAGACCGGCACTCGCCCGAACCGGGTGCGGTCAGGCGGAACGATGCGGATATCGATATGCTCGTGGCAGCGATCGACATATTCCTTGACAAGAGAGCCCTTCCGGTTCGAAAATCCGCTCCCGATGCTCTTATCCCCGAGGAGGTCGAGAGCGGTGCCGGTCCGCTCCCGGACAAGCCCCGTTCCCCGCACGATCGAGTCGGGTATCGCTCCGGCAAGCCCGCAGAAGTTGCCGATGGTCTTGGCGAACGGGTTCGGCTCGTCGGGTGCGACGTCGCTCGTTATCCGTCCGTCAAGCGTCGTCCCGAAGTCTATGGAGAGACAGGGGTTCCGGAAATCGACCGGCGTCCACTTCGCACCCTCCTTAATGCCTGCCATCGCAAGCTCGCCCTCCATCTCGTTCGCCACCATCTCGACACCGGTACACCCGACCGGCGGGACGACTCCGGCAACCGCGCCGACAAAGACAACCCGGTCGGCAAAACTGTGCTCCCGCAGTTTCTTCGGAAGATTCTCGATCGACATAGGGGGCGTCATCTTCCGGGGCGGAACGCCTGCCTCAAGACACCCGTTCGCGAGCGCAATAATGAAATCCCCTACCTGGTCGGGGGAATCCATCGCCGCCACCACGCCCGTACTCCGGACGACGAAGTCGAGGTCGTCCTGAATAGAGAGGTTCGCCTCTTTATGGCACCGGATAAGGGTGTCGCGGACGAGCTCCGTTACCGACTCGCGGGTCAGCTCTGTCCCGTCGAGCGTGGCGCCGAAGACCTCCTCGCCCGGTCTCGGCGGCCGGACGTCGCGGCTCATGGTCACGTTCTTATTGATGATATACGTTCGACCGGTCTCGAGATTCGTACCGGTGAGGATGCACTTCGTCGTCGTATTTCCCATCTCGACGGAGGCCACGATAAAATAGGGTTTCACCTTATACTCCGGCATCGTCATCCCGGCCCCGTGCGAGATCGACGGTGGAGGCGGGCTCTCCACGATATGTGGTTTGGGTTTGAAAAAGCGCTCCAAAAAGCGGGCACACATAGTAGTCGTTTTCGCGTCTGTGTCTTTATATCTTTCCATAGTGAGGGTACAGGCCGGCATTCCTCCCGCTCCACCACCGGTTTTCCGGCGATGCACATGCCGGGAGCTGGATACCGGTACCAGCGGTATTATATATACCGGCGTCCGATACCCTACGTGACTGGCTTTAGCGCCCTGAATTTGCCGCTATGGCCATATCCGAGGAGATGGTGATTATGGTTTCACTGAACGATGATATGAAGGCAGTCTTTTCGAAGACGAAAGTGTTCCCGATGGCAACAGCGTCTAAAACCGGGGTTCCGAACGTGGCTCCGATGGCATCGGTCGAGCTCGCCGACGATGCCACGATATGGATCATGGATAACTACATGCAAAAGACGCTCGAGAACCTCAAGGAGAACCCCGCAGTGGCGCTCTATGTCTGGGACCCCGACACCAAGCGGTGCTTCCAGGTAAAGGGATCGGCGGAGATCCAGACGTCGGGCGAGGCATACGAAAAGTTCCGCGCCAAGATGAAGGCGAAGAGTGAAGCGTACCCGGCAAAGTCGCTTATCGTGATCTCGATCACCGAGGTCTTCGAGTGCACGCCGGGTAAAGAAGCAGGAAAGAAGGTGCTGTGAGCACCGATCTTCCATCTATTTTTTCATATTCTTGCAGAGGCGGGCCTGCAGCCCGAAGTAATTCGAGAACCCGACGGCGTGGTTCTGGTCGATGGTGCAGCTGTCAAAGGATACGAGATCGTCCGAGTAGATCGCCGAATCGGACGCCCTGCCGAGCACCTTGACGCTGCCCTTATAGAGGCCGACGTCGACTGTGCCGGTGACGCGCTCCTGCGTCGTGTCGATGAACGCGTTCAGGGCATGGTAGAGCGGTTCGTGGACGAGACCCATGTAGCCGAGTTCCGACCACTTGTCGTCGACGATATGCTTGAACGCCAGTTCGTTCCTGGTCAGCACGAGGTGCTCAAGGTCGTGGTGGGCGGCGAGGAGGACGGTTGCAGCCGGATGCTCGTAGATCTCGCGGGCTTTGAGCCCGAGGATACGATCTTCGATCATATCGTTTCTGCCGACGCCGTTCTGCCCTGCAATCAGGTTCAGGCGCTTGATAAGGGCAAGACCACTGAGCCTCTCTCCGTTGAGCGAGACGGGCACACCCTGCTCAAAGCCGATAGTGATCTCTTCCATCCTGTCGGGAGCATCCTTCGGCGAGACCGTCCACGCGTAGATATCATCGGGCGGGTGGAAGGACGGATCTTCGAGTTTGCCTCCTTCGATGCTTCGGCTCCAGCAGTTCTCGTCGATACTGTAGGGCTTATCCTTGACGACGGTCACCGGAATGTTGCGCTCCTGCGCGTACTGGATCTCCCACTCACGGGTCAGGTTCATCTCACGCATCGGGGCAACGATATCGTACCCTCCCGCTCTGAATATGAAATCGAACCGGAGCTGGTCGTTGCCCTTACCCGTGCAGCCGTGAGCGATGCAGCGGGCGCCCTCCTTATCGGCGATCTTTACGATCTCTTCGGCAATGAGCGGCCGTGCAAGGGCGGTTCCCATCGGGTAACCTTCATACGACCCGTTCGCCTTGATCGAGCGGAAGAGGTACTCTTCGACGAACCTCTCCTTGACATCGATCGTATAGTGCTGGTCTGCGAGCAGTATTCCCTTCTCTGTTGCTCTCCGCATCTCTTCTTCGGGCTGACCGACGTCGACCGCGACGGTGACGACTTCATCGTAGCCATAGTGTTCCCGCAGAAGGGGGACACAGATGGAGGTATCAAGACCTCCGGAAAATGCAAGGACGACTTTTCCCTTCTCCATTCTCAAACTCCCGCGTCGCACTGGATATAGTTCTGTAGCAGAACGATACAGTCCACAGTAGTATGATCTTTCTCCCAATAAATGAATGGTATCGTAAATCAGCCCTCATAACGCACCACCGATAGTCCTTCAGGGAAACCGTGGGCGGCGGCCGGGCTATCAATGCTGCCAGTCTTCCGCCGTGTTAGCCATACAAAATGGGTCGCTTCCATTGCCTCATACAAAAAAAACGGGCGCGGGGTCGTCGACAGGCATCACGTTGACCGAGCGGAACAGGGGCGCGACCTAAAATGCCATACTGCCCGTTATATTGCCCCTAACACCAGAATATCTGAAAATAGCCCGATTTACGGACAGTCTGTACAACGAACCAAAATTCCTTCCCAAAATGACGATTTTTTCAAAATTCCCAGTATAATCGCCCAATTTTCGAAACCGGAAATTATAAAGTGGCATGAATAGAAATCAGATCTATCGGTGTCATATACACGCACATTCGAATATCCAGATTTTTTGAGAGGATTCCATGGAGCAGTACAGAGAAGAGAAACCAATAGTCCAGGTCGCGAATCTGGTAAAAATCTTCGGCCCAAAACCCGAAAAAGCCCTGCAGCTTCTGCAGTCGGGCTCATCAAAGCAGGAGATTAAAGAGAAGACCGATCATGTCGTCGCCCTGAAGGATGTATCGTTCTCGGTCTATCCGGGTGAAATATTCGTCCTGATGGGGCTGTCGGGATGCGGAAAGTCGACCCTGCTGCGCTGCCTCAACCGGCTCATCGAACCGACTGCCGGCATGGTGTCGCTCGAGGGCAGCAATATCGTAGCCCAGTCACCCGACGAGCTGCGGCAGACACGGCGGCGGAAGATCGGCATGATCTTCCAGAACTTCGCCCTGCTTCCGCACCGGAACATCATCGGAAACGTTGCGTTCGGACTTGAGGTGCAGGGCATGCCTGAGGAGGAGCGCCGCCGGAAAGCCCGGGAAGCTCTCGCACTCGTCGGGCTTTCCGGTTATGAGGAGAGCATGCCTTCCGAGCTCTCGGGCGGTATGAAACAGCGTGTCGGGCTCGCCCGTGCGCTCGCGAGCGACCCGGACATTCTCCTGATGGACGAAGCATTCTCCGCCCTCGATCCGCTGATAAGGAGGGACATGCAGGACGAACTCATCGAACTGCAGCAGCGGCTCAACAAAACCATCGTCTTCGTCACGCACGACCTCGACGAGGCTTTGAAACTCGGCGACCGGATTGCACTGATGAAAGACGGTGAGATAGTCCAGGTCGGCAGTTCCGAGGATATCCTGACGAGGCCGAGCAACGCATACGTCGAGAAGTTCGTCGCCGATGTGGATATGGCAAAGGTGCTGACGGCAAACGACGTGATGAAACGCCCGGAACCGGTGGCACCGAGCACCGCCGGCCCGAGAGTCGCCCTGCACCTGATGGAAGAGCACGACATCGCCAGCATCTTCGTCGTCAACCGGCAGCGGCAGGTCAGGGGGCTTGTACTGATCGACGACGCCGTCGAAGCACTCAAGTCAGGGAAACTGCTGGAAGACGTCCTGATCACCGATATCCCCACGGTCACCTGCGACACGCCCGTCGCGGATATCATCCCGGTGATCGCCGACAGCCGGTATCCCATTGGCGTCGTCGACGTGAACGGAAAGATCCGGGGGATCATCGTCCGTGGCTCGGTGCTCGCCGCCCTGGCACGCAAAGAGGTGGCTGTAGAGCAGCCGGCCGCACCGCCTACAACGGTCCAACACGCCGGCCCGGTGGAGAAGGAGGTCGATGCAGATGCTGCCTAAGATCCCTCTTGGTGACGGCGTGGAGATGCTTGTCGACTGGATAGAGGATTATTTCGGCTGGCTGCTGGACGGGATCAGCGGCGGGCTCAAATTCCTGGTCGACGGGTTCCAGGACATTCTGCTCCTCATTCCGGCACCGGTCTTCATCGTCCTCGCCGCGATCCTGGTCTACTTCATGACCCGCCGGGATCTGAAGGTCACCCTGCTGACCGCTCTCGGCCTCTTGCTGATCTGGGATCTCCAGCTCTGGGATCTTGCGATACTCACGTTCGCACTGGTGATCTCCGCGACCCTGCTGGCACTCGCCATCGCCATCCCGCTCGGCATCCTCTCTGCAACGAACGAGCAGATACATGCCGTACTGCGGGTGGGACTCGACTTCATGCAGACGATGCCCTCCTTCGTCTACCTCATTCCGGCCGTGATATTCTTCGGCCTCGGGAATGTCCCGGGCATCATCGCTACGGTGATCTTTGCGATGCCTCCCGCGATGCGGCTCACGAATCTCGGAATCCGCCAGGTTCCGACAGAACTCATAGAAGTTGCGGACGCGTTCGGCACGACTCCTGCACAGAAACTCATCAAGGTGCAGCTCCCGGTCGCTCTCCCGACGATCATGGCAGGCGTCAACCAGTGCATCATGCTTGCACTCTCGATGACGGTGATCGCCTCGATGATCGGTGCGGCGGGTCTCGGGCTTGAAGTGCTGAAAGGGATCCAGCGGGTCGATGTCGGGAGCGGATTTGAGGCAGGTCTTGCTATCGTCATCATCGCCATCATCCTCGATAGGATCACCCAGAACCTCCTCCCAAATAAAACCTCCCCATAAATCCTTTATAAAGTCGGGATCTAATGTAAAAGAGGTCATTTCTGGCCTTTTTGACATGTCGTGCAGAACGGCCAAGAGAAAGGTTTCTCTATGATCACCGGCAGAACACCGGTGCATCCTTTTTCATCATGCAGACTGTTCGGCATGCGACTATCGCTGCCCCGACGAACAGACAGATGCGGGGCAGATCAGTAAACAAGGTGAATTTATGTTTTTCAAAAAAGGAAGCATCATTGCGCTGGCCGGGTGCCTGCTCGTCCTCTGCGTTCTGGCGGCAGGCTGCACGACGCAGCCGACAACGACACAGACCGAATCGAAGGGCGAAGTCAGTATCGGCTACGTAACCTGGGATTCGGAGATTGCCAGCACCAATGTGCTTAAACAGACATTTGAGAAGGCCGGATACGACGTCGAGATCGTCGCCGTCGATGCAGGGCCGCTCTACCAGGCGGTTGCGAACGGCGATGTCGACTGTACGATCTCCGCATGGCTCCCCGCCACACAGGCAAACTACTGGGAGGAGTACGGTGACCGGATCGATATGGTCGGTAGGAACATGGAAGGAACGAAGATCGGACTTGTCGTTCCGTCGTATGTGACCATCGACTCCATCGACGAACTGAACAGTGTCACGGAGAAGTTCGGCGGAAAGATCACCGGCATTGAACCCGGTGCCGGTATCATGTCACGGACCGAAGAGGCGATCGACGCATACGGTCTTGATTACGAGATCGTCGCAAGCAGCAGCGCAGGCATGGCTGCCGAGCTCCGTTCCGCTGTCGCAGACGAGAGATGGATCGTCGTGACCGGATGGACGCCGCACTGGAAGTTCGCCCGGTGGGATCTGAAGTACCTCGACGACCCGAAGGGCATCTACGGCGGTGAAGAGTATATCGCGACGCTCGCCCGCCAGGGTCTCGCGACCGACAAGCCCGGTGTCTATGAGATCCTCACCCGGTTCAACTGGACAGCCGCCGACATGGAGTCGGTGATGGTCTCCATCGAGGAAGGCGCATCGGACGAGGAAGCGGCAAAGGCATGGGTCGATGCCCATCCCGACCAGGTGAACGCCTGGATCGGCACTCAATAACTCTTTTTTCCGACTCTGCCGGAACATACGGGCTGTCGGCCAGGTCTTTGCCCCGTGCCCGGTCAGCGGTGACGCGGACGAACTCCAGAGGTGCTCGGCTGATATCTATCAGCATTGCCTTCCGATTGCGGGCGTCGGTGAGCGGATGCACATGAGTAATAGCCACAGAATATCTCCGGGCAGATTTGTGCAACACAGCACCGGTTAAGCAACGCTTATATATCGGCAATCCAGGCCGAGATCTTCCGAATTTCGACCCACACAGAAGCCCTCAGACAGCCGATCTCGGGTCGATCCAGGGGGAGACATCCCCGGAAAATTACTCTGCCGCATATGGCCGACATGGCTCTCCGATCCTGCCGTTTTACGGTGATCGGGGCGACATATACAGGATAATTTCCGGTACTGGAATCCGACATCCGAAGAGGGCGATAGAACCGGAAAATAACGCCGATTTGACCTTCGTTCGGGAGGCCCGGAGGGTGACTTTCCCGCGGGGAGACGTGTTTCGCGATCCGCTGTTCGAAGAGATCCCGGCAAGCCCGGGAGAACGCAGAAAACAGGGCATTTTGCGTAATTACTGCCACAGTTATCGTCCATCCATAAGCCATACGCAGATCCAGATCGGCTGCGCACGCTCATCAGGCCTTCCTCTTCAGTCCGAAGAATTGCCGGACGAGCCCGGCATTCTCTTCCCGGATCCTGCTATGTCCACCAGCCAGTTTTTGCCCGACCTCTTCTGCGATGCGGCTGAAAAGTTGTGACCAGGAAGGCGATTGAGAAAGGGATTTTATACCGTCTCATTACGGGTGCTGTTGCACATTGGAGTTATCACTCTTGGTTGTCGTGGAACTCTGTTTCCGTAGCCTTCTGAGTGCAGTCTCACTGCAAGAATTGCCTGGCGATTTCCCGCATGGCTTTCTTTGTCATGGCAGTTCACCCATATACCGTATACGTTCAAGCCGCCCCGGAATGCCGTTGGTTACGGACTCCCATGCCGTATCGCGGTAACGTTCGTAAGATCGGAAACGACAGGGAAGGCCGGTGGCTGTAAACGGGTCGTCTCCCTTCATGAGCTGGAAATGCAGATGCGGCGCCATTGTATTACCCGAATTGCCGACTTCGCCGATCAGAGCGCCTGCCTGTATCTGCTGCCCTTCTTCTACGTTCACTGAGCCGCTCCGGAGATGCGCCAGAAAAGCCGAGCAGCGTTCCGAGCGGACGACGACACAGTTTCCGGCGATCCGGTGGAGATCGATCTTCCGGCGGGAGGGTGCACGCATGAACGAATAGGTGAGAAGGAGCGAGTGAAAGATATCCTTGAACGTGTTCACTTCCAGTATGTCGGGCCAGCCGTCGCGGACCATGACGACTTCGCCATCAAAGGGAGAATATATCGGCTGAGCCCAGCCATAGAAGTCATTTACCGAGACATGACCGTATAGTTGATGAAGCCTGTTTTTCGACGAAAACCGCATGGAAGGTTCCCATTTTGCCCTTACGAAATCGAAGGCATAGCGCAGGCCGAACTGCTCCGTGCCGTGGCTTGGTACACGGTATGCAGGCGTACGGACGGCCGTCCATTCACCACGGAGTGGGAACTCGACAGTATTGTTATCTTCCGCGTTGCGCATGAATCTTCCATCCCCTCCTCATCGCGGGCACAACTGTAAGAATGCACTTCTTTCGAATTAAATCCTGGGTATCAGCTTCTGCACGCTCCTGTTCCATCCGGGTGCCGGCATCCCGGGAAGCACAGGCCCCTCCCCTTATCGCGACGGCAGACCAATCACCCCGGCCGCACCGCCACCATCCCCTGACGGACGAAGGCTGCCTGCATGCATAAATAGTGCAAGCACAGTATGCAGTCCTGAACCAGAAGGTTTTACCATGGATGGAACACAACAGAAATGGTATTATGTCCTGAGAGGCGTCATCGCGCTCCTCTTCGGGATTGCCGCCATCGTATGGCCGGCCGTCGTTCTCGAGTTCTTAGTCTACTTCTTCGGCTTCTTTGCCATCATCATCTCAGCATTCGCACTCATCGCCGGAGCAACCTCCGGCCCTTCCGGCAGCGCAAAGTGGTCGATCATACTCCTCGGGCTCCTCGGGATTCTGATCGGCATCTTAACGCTTGTCTCACCGTACTTCTTTATCGTGATCATCATCTATCTTATCGCGTTCTGGGCATTGATCACCGGTGTCGGCGACTTTGTCGCCGCATTCACCGCATCGGCAGGAATGGGGATGCGCCTCTTACTCGTGCTCCTCGGCATCGTATCGCTGATCTTCGGAGGAGTTCTCCTCTTCTACCCGCTCCTCGGTGCAGCCACCATCGTCTGGGTGCTCGGGATCTACGCCATCATCTTCGGCATCCTCGGAATACTCTACGGAATCACCGGCGGAAGCACCGGGAGGGCGCCACTAGCGGCATAAGTCCTGCGACCGCTACCGTATCGTCATGAGAAAAAAGCGGAGGCGTCTTCTGCGGGGGAAGAATATCCCCCGCAGCATGATCTTCCGGTTATGCCGTTCCGATATAGTGGCCGAGCGGTTCGATGGTGATCTCCTCGCGCTGTATCGCGTCGATCGCCATCGCAGCGGCGCGGGCCGCCTGCAGCGTGGTGATGTAGGGAATGCCGTAGTCGATAGCCATGCGCATGATCTGGAGGTGATCCTGCCTTGAAGCCTTGTCCGCAGGCGTATTGATAATGAGACTGATGCCGCCGTGACGCATCATGTCGATGACGTTCGGGGAACCTTCCTGGACTTTGCGCACCAGATTCGCCGCGATACCGTTCTGGCCGAGGAACTCCACCGTTCCACCGGTGCCGTAGAGGGAGAGACCCATCTCGCTAAGCTTCCGTGCGATCGGCATCATTTCTTCCTTCTGCTCGTCCGTCACCGAGATAAAGACATTGCCGCTGACCGGAAGGGTGTTGTCGGCAGCGGTGCAGGCCTTATAGTACGATCGGCCGAAATCGTA is a window encoding:
- the pyrE gene encoding orotate phosphoribosyltransferase, whose translation is MVTTIQEMLLESGAIEFGDFLLASGARSRYYIDIKTATTNPVILGAIGEEIAKAQDFDVVAGVAVGAVPIAVAVSLASGKPFAIIRKTEKEHGKSGAIIGDVKDKKVLLVEDVTTSGRSALYGVEALRSAGAEVGAVVTVVDREAGAAEMFRRQGVRFDALVRVSEVLNE
- the purD gene encoding phosphoribosylamine--glycine ligase, whose translation is MDMKILVVGGGGREHAITRALSCNSDVRIFSVMARRNPGIARLSENVLIGRETDVSKITQFATESGVESAVIGPEAPLEAGIVDMLEEAGIPCMGPNRTAARLETDKSFCREMMERHGIAGCPQYRVFHDVEAAREFIEGYDGDLAIKPIGLTGGKGVRIMGEHVDTRGAVEYAESLGGDLIVEERLIGEEFTLQAFVDGTHLVPMPLVQDHKRAYEGDMGPNTGGMGSYSLPDHRLPFVSANDYEKALSIMQDVVAAMKGRGTPYRGILYGQFMNTREGPKVIEFNARFGDPEAMNVLSLLESDFSEVVCHLVEGNLSASSVRFARKATVCKYLVPEGYPDNPISGRPLTIGDAGKALTYYANVEEQNGTLHTLTSRTLAFVGIGDTLEEAEAVAEGAAASVSGPVFHRRDIGTRELLDRRCRHMQEIL
- the argF gene encoding ornithine carbamoyltransferase; amino-acid sequence: MKKDFVSIIDLDREELESLITEARRLKTLKQEGTLHELLPGRNLAMIFEKASTRTRVSFEVGMTDLGGHALFLNPHDMQLGRGEEIRDTARVLSRYVDAVMIRAYHHETIEEFARYSTVPVINGLSDRLHPCQVLSDILTMREHFTSLEGLRLAWIGDGNNVCNSLILASALTGMEIAVASPPGYQPKDDIVEMARKAGGHVSIGSDPMVAAQDADILYTDIWVSMGDEPERAARLRAFSGYTIDTALVRHASPDAIVMHCLPAHRGEEITGEVLESPQSIVWDQAENRLHAQKALLARLIGGSRQEQ
- a CDS encoding methanogenesis marker 14 protein; translated protein: MCARFLERFFKPKPHIVESPPPPSISHGAGMTMPEYKVKPYFIVASVEMGNTTTKCILTGTNLETGRTYIINKNVTMSRDVRPPRPGEEVFGATLDGTELTRESVTELVRDTLIRCHKEANLSIQDDLDFVVRSTGVVAAMDSPDQVGDFIIALANGCLEAGVPPRKMTPPMSIENLPKKLREHSFADRVVFVGAVAGVVPPVGCTGVEMVANEMEGELAMAGIKEGAKWTPVDFRNPCLSIDFGTTLDGRITSDVAPDEPNPFAKTIGNFCGLAGAIPDSIVRGTGLVRERTGTALDLLGDKSIGSGFSNRKGSLVKEYVDRCHEHIDIRIVPPDRTRFGRVPVCAAAAAESGVALIGCDCGVNGSEMDILKEIGKEIYDNHGIGLLTQVVDHVCAEMALRLVDVAIAQGMVPANSAIGFTGRAAISGRKPEYILDGIAERGIYDVPNDHLVFVDDGLARGAALMGRCMNSIGKPKDPLGGVCGGPCIMARRIKIGK
- a CDS encoding pyridoxamine 5'-phosphate oxidase family protein, producing MVSLNDDMKAVFSKTKVFPMATASKTGVPNVAPMASVELADDATIWIMDNYMQKTLENLKENPAVALYVWDPDTKRCFQVKGSAEIQTSGEAYEKFRAKMKAKSEAYPAKSLIVISITEVFECTPGKEAGKKVL
- a CDS encoding argininosuccinate synthase produces the protein MEKGKVVLAFSGGLDTSICVPLLREHYGYDEVVTVAVDVGQPEEEMRRATEKGILLADQHYTIDVKERFVEEYLFRSIKANGSYEGYPMGTALARPLIAEEIVKIADKEGARCIAHGCTGKGNDQLRFDFIFRAGGYDIVAPMREMNLTREWEIQYAQERNIPVTVVKDKPYSIDENCWSRSIEGGKLEDPSFHPPDDIYAWTVSPKDAPDRMEEITIGFEQGVPVSLNGERLSGLALIKRLNLIAGQNGVGRNDMIEDRILGLKAREIYEHPAATVLLAAHHDLEHLVLTRNELAFKHIVDDKWSELGYMGLVHEPLYHALNAFIDTTQERVTGTVDVGLYKGSVKVLGRASDSAIYSDDLVSFDSCTIDQNHAVGFSNYFGLQARLCKNMKK
- a CDS encoding quaternary amine ABC transporter ATP-binding protein; translation: MEQYREEKPIVQVANLVKIFGPKPEKALQLLQSGSSKQEIKEKTDHVVALKDVSFSVYPGEIFVLMGLSGCGKSTLLRCLNRLIEPTAGMVSLEGSNIVAQSPDELRQTRRRKIGMIFQNFALLPHRNIIGNVAFGLEVQGMPEEERRRKAREALALVGLSGYEESMPSELSGGMKQRVGLARALASDPDILLMDEAFSALDPLIRRDMQDELIELQQRLNKTIVFVTHDLDEALKLGDRIALMKDGEIVQVGSSEDILTRPSNAYVEKFVADVDMAKVLTANDVMKRPEPVAPSTAGPRVALHLMEEHDIASIFVVNRQRQVRGLVLIDDAVEALKSGKLLEDVLITDIPTVTCDTPVADIIPVIADSRYPIGVVDVNGKIRGIIVRGSVLAALARKEVAVEQPAAPPTTVQHAGPVEKEVDADAA
- a CDS encoding ABC transporter permease; amino-acid sequence: MQMLPKIPLGDGVEMLVDWIEDYFGWLLDGISGGLKFLVDGFQDILLLIPAPVFIVLAAILVYFMTRRDLKVTLLTALGLLLIWDLQLWDLAILTFALVISATLLALAIAIPLGILSATNEQIHAVLRVGLDFMQTMPSFVYLIPAVIFFGLGNVPGIIATVIFAMPPAMRLTNLGIRQVPTELIEVADAFGTTPAQKLIKVQLPVALPTIMAGVNQCIMLALSMTVIASMIGAAGLGLEVLKGIQRVDVGSGFEAGLAIVIIAIILDRITQNLLPNKTSP